Below is a window of Aeromonas veronii DNA.
AATCATACGCATTCGGTGCCGAGAGCCGACGACGACTGGCGCTCATTTCTGATCGGGAATGCCCGCAGCTTCAGGCAGGCGCTGCTCGCCTACCGCGATGGCGCGCGCATCCATGCCGGCACGCGACCGGGCGCACCGCAGATGGAAACGGCCGACGCGCAGCTTCGCTTCCTCTGCGAGGCGGGTTTTTCGGCCGGGGACGCCGTCAATGCGCTGATGACAATCAGCTACTTCACTGTTGGGGCCGTGCTTGAGGAGCAGGCCGGCGACAGCGATGCCGGCGAGCGCGGCGGCACCGTTGAACAGGCTCCGCTCTCGCCGCTGTTGCGGGCCGCGATAGACGCCTTCGACGAAGCCGGTCCGGACGCAGCGTTCGAGCAGGGACTCGCGGTGATTGTCGATGGATTGGCGAAAAGGAGGCTCGTTGTCAGGAACGTTGAAGGACCGAGAAAGGGTGACGATTGATCAGGACCGCTGCCGGAGCGCAACCCACTCACTACAGCAGAGCCATGTAGACAACATCCCCTCCCCCTTTCCACCGCGTCAGACGCCCGTAGCAGCCCGCTACGGGCTTTTTCATGCCCTGCCCTAGCGTCCAAGCCTCACGGCCGCGCTCGGCCTCTCTGGCGGCCTTCTGGCGCTCCTGCTGCGGCGTCCGCTCGTGGGCCGTGGCGCGGGTCCGCGCGCCGGCCTCGTGCGCCTGGCGCTCGCGGGCGAGGTCCAGGGCGGCCGTCTTCACGTTCTGCCTTGCGCAGATGAGATAGGGGAGCCCGCAGAATTCGGAAAAAATCGTACGCTAAGGTTTTCCGGGCATCCGTAAGGGCCGAAACTTCCCGTCTTCCAGTCTGCGGCTCTGCCGCCAGACGTAATCGCCGGTTAGGTTGATGTGCTCCCAGCCCAGCGGCGACAGGAATTGCAGCAGCTCGCCGTCCACCGGCTTGCCGGCCTCGACCAACCCCTGGGTGGCGCGTTCCAGGTACACCGTGTTCCACAGCACGATAGCCGCCGTCACCAGGTTGAGGCCGCTGGCCCGGTAGCGCTGCTGCTCGAAGCTCCGATCCCTGATTTCCCCAAGGCGGTTGAAGAACACCGCCCTGGCCAGCGAGTTGCGCGCCTCACCTTTGTTCAGGCCGGCATGCACGCGGCGGCGCAGTTCAACACTTTGCAGCCAGTCCAGGATGAACAGCGTGCGCTCGATCCGGCCCAGCTCGCGCAGGGCCACGGCCAGTCCGTTCTGGCGCGGGTAGCTGCCGAGCTTGCGCAGCATCAGCGAGGCGGTGACGGTGCCCTGCTTGATCGAGCTGGCCAGGCGCAGGATGTCGTCCCAGTGGGCACGCACGTGCTTGATGTTCAGGGTGCCGCCGATCAGCGGGCGCAACGTCGGGTAGGCTTGCACGCCCTGCGGCACGTACAGCTTGGTTTCGCCGAGGTCGCGGATGCGCGGCGCGAAGCGGAAGCCTAGCAGGTGCATCAGGGCAAAGACGTGATCGGTGAAGCCGGCCGTGTCGGTGTAGTGCTCCTCGATCCGCAGGTCGGACTCGTGGTACAGCAGGCCGTCGAGCACATAGGTGGAATCGCGGACGCCGACATTCACCACGCGGGTGCTGAACGGCGCGTACTGGTCGGAGATATGGGTATAGAACAGCCGTCCCGGCTCGCTACCGTACTTCGGGTTGACGTGCCCGGTGCTCTCGCCCCGGCCACCCGCGCGGAAGCGCTGGCCATCGGAGGATGAGGTCGTGCCGTCGCCCCAGTGGGCGGCAAAGGCGTGGCGATACTGGTGGTTGACCAGCTCGGCCAAGGCCGCCGAATAGGTTTCGTCGCGGATGTGCCAGGCTTGCAGCCAGGACAGCTTGGCGTAGGTCAGGCCGGGGCTCGACTCGGCCATCTTGGTCAGCCCGAGGTTGATCGCATCACCGAGGATTGCGGACAGCAGCAACGTCCTGTCTTTGGCCTCGGCCCCGTCCTTCAAGTGGGTGAAGTGGCGGCTGAAGCCCGTCCAGTCGTCCACGTCCATCAGCAGTTCGGTGATCTTGATGCGCGGCAGTAACTGGCTGGTTTGGTCGATCAGCGCCTGCGCCCGATCCGGCACCGCCGCATCCAGCGGGGTGATTTTCAGCCCTGACTCGGTGAGGATGGCATCGGGCAGCTCGTTGTCCTTGGCCAGGCGGGTGACGGTGGCCAACTGCTCGTCCAGCAGCTGCAAACGCTCTTCCAGGTACTGGTCGCTGTTCGGGTTGATCGCCAGGGGCAGGGCCTGCTCGCGCTTGAGTGCGGCGAACTTCTCGGCCGGCAGCAGGTAGTCGTCGAAGTCGCGGAACTGCCGCGAGCCCTTGACCCAGATGTCGCCGGAGCGCAGGGCGTTCTTCAGCTCGGACAGGGCGCAGATTTCGTAGAATTTCCGGTCGAGGCCTTCCGGGGTGATCACCAGCGGCTTCCAGCGCGGCTTGATGAAGGCCGTGGGTGCATCGGCCGGCACCTTGCGCAGGTTGTCGGCGTTCATCTCACGCAGGGTCTGCACGGCTGCCAGCACGCCTTGCGCGGCCGGCGCGGCGCGCAGTTCCAGCACCTCCAGCAAGGCCGGCGTGTAACGGCGCAGGGTGGCGAAGTTCTCGCCGACCAGGTGCAGGTGGTCGAAGCCTTCCGGCCGGGCCAGCAGCTCGGCCTCGCTGACGCTCTCGGTGAACTCGTCCCAGGGAATCACCGCCTCGATGGCGGCATAGGGGTCGCTGCCGCTTTCCTTCGCTTCCAGCAGCGCCTGGCCGATCCTGGAGTACAGGCGCACCTTGTCGTTGATCGCCTTGCCCTGCTTCTGGAACTGCTGCTGATGCTTGTGCTTCGCGCCGCTGAACAGCTTGACCAGGATGCGGTCATGCAGATCGACCAGCTCATCGATCACGGTCGCGGTGCTCTCCAGCACCACGGCGGCCAGGGTCGCGTAGCGGCGCTGCGGCTCGAACTTACCGAGGTCTTTGGGCGTCATCTGCCCACCCTCGCGGGCCAGCTTGAGCAGGCGGTTCTGGTGGATGTGCCGGCCCAGGCCTTCGGGCAAGTCCACCAACTGAAATGTCTTCAGCCGCTCGATGTGTTCCAGCATGTGCCGAGAGTTGGGTTTCAGCGGTGCCTGGCGCAGCCAGGTCAACCAGGTGATGCTGCTGCCGGCCTTGAGCTTCAACAGCTCGTCCAGCTTGGCCCGATGCGAGTCCGTGAGTGGTTCGACCAGGGCGCGGTAGACCCGCCGATTGGCTCGCGCAATGGCTTCCGAGCAGGCCCGGTCAATCACGCTCAGCGCCGGCAGGATGCGTCGTTTCTGCCGTAGGCTCTCCAGGGCCTGACCGGCCAGCAGCAAGCCTTTGTCGGTCTGCTGGGCCAGCTCGGTTAGCTCGCGCACCA
It encodes the following:
- the tetR(A) gene encoding tetracycline resistance transcriptional repressor TetR(A), producing MTKLQPNTVIRAALDLLNEVGVDGLTTRKLAERLGVQQPALYWHFRNKRALLDALAEAMLAENHTHSVPRADDDWRSFLIGNARSFRQALLAYRDGARIHAGTRPGAPQMETADAQLRFLCEAGFSAGDAVNALMTISYFTVGAVLEEQAGDSDAGERGGTVEQAPLSPLLRAAIDAFDEAGPDAAFEQGLAVIVDGLAKRRLVVRNVEGPRKGDD
- a CDS encoding relaxase, yielding MKTAALDLARERQAHEAGARTRATAHERTPQQERQKAAREAERGREAWTLGQGMKKPVAGCYGRLTRWKGGGDVVYMALL
- a CDS encoding Tn3-like element TnAs1 family transposase, which translates into the protein MPRRLILSATERDTLLALPESQDDLIRYYTFNDSDLSLIRQRRGDANRLGFAVQLCLLRYPGYALGTDSELPEPVILWVAKQVQAEPASWAKYGERDVTRREHAQELRTYLQLAPFGLSDFRALVRELTELAQQTDKGLLLAGQALESLRQKRRILPALSVIDRACSEAIARANRRVYRALVEPLTDSHRAKLDELLKLKAGSSITWLTWLRQAPLKPNSRHMLEHIERLKTFQLVDLPEGLGRHIHQNRLLKLAREGGQMTPKDLGKFEPQRRYATLAAVVLESTATVIDELVDLHDRILVKLFSGAKHKHQQQFQKQGKAINDKVRLYSRIGQALLEAKESGSDPYAAIEAVIPWDEFTESVSEAELLARPEGFDHLHLVGENFATLRRYTPALLEVLELRAAPAAQGVLAAVQTLREMNADNLRKVPADAPTAFIKPRWKPLVITPEGLDRKFYEICALSELKNALRSGDIWVKGSRQFRDFDDYLLPAEKFAALKREQALPLAINPNSDQYLEERLQLLDEQLATVTRLAKDNELPDAILTESGLKITPLDAAVPDRAQALIDQTSQLLPRIKITELLMDVDDWTGFSRHFTHLKDGAEAKDRTLLLSAILGDAINLGLTKMAESSPGLTYAKLSWLQAWHIRDETYSAALAELVNHQYRHAFAAHWGDGTTSSSDGQRFRAGGRGESTGHVNPKYGSEPGRLFYTHISDQYAPFSTRVVNVGVRDSTYVLDGLLYHESDLRIEEHYTDTAGFTDHVFALMHLLGFRFAPRIRDLGETKLYVPQGVQAYPTLRPLIGGTLNIKHVRAHWDDILRLASSIKQGTVTASLMLRKLGSYPRQNGLAVALRELGRIERTLFILDWLQSVELRRRVHAGLNKGEARNSLARAVFFNRLGEIRDRSFEQQRYRASGLNLVTAAIVLWNTVYLERATQGLVEAGKPVDGELLQFLSPLGWEHINLTGDYVWRQSRRLEDGKFRPLRMPGKP